The Amaranthus tricolor cultivar Red isolate AtriRed21 chromosome 6, ASM2621246v1, whole genome shotgun sequence genome has a segment encoding these proteins:
- the LOC130815409 gene encoding plant intracellular Ras-group-related LRR protein 6 codes for MMYERQHQLYQQASRSIEGRRNHYINTNINENNNTIKNIKDLKKSSSRSSSSSSSSSNNNNNNNNQDEDQRLEIIDLSGMSLHKLPHPSINLAAICKLDLSNNNLENIPESLTARLLNVIVLDVHSNQLTSLPNSIGCLSKLKILNLSGNLITCLPRTIENCRSLEELNANFNKLSMLPDTIGFELLNLKKLSVNSNKLVYLPYSISHATALRILDVRLNCLRSLPDDLENLTNLEILNVSQNFQYLLELPYSIGLLMSLVELDVSYNKISELPTSIGCLRKLQKLKVEGNPLISPPLEVIEQGLNAIRHYMSEKINGYHKDYPKKKSWFKKIKKYGTFNGFNNGNATPGRTSNYEMQRGLVLPEYRPIEALASPRYNLGIFSPKRFFSSPINYFSKLR; via the exons atgatGTATGAGAGGCAGCATCAATTGTATCAACAAGCATCAAGATCAATAGAAGGGAGGAGAAATCATTacataaatacaaatataaatgaaaataataatacaataaaaaatataaaggatTTGAAGAAATCATCAtcaagatcatcatcatcatcatcatcatcatcaaataataataataataacaataatcaagaTGAAGATCAAAGGCTTGAGATAATTGATTTAAGTGGGATGTCTCTTCATAAACTCCCTCATCCTTCAATTAATCTTGCTGCCATTTGTAAGCTTGATCTTTCCAACAATAATCTTGAG AACATACCAGAATCATTGACAGCAAGGTTGCTAAATGTGATAGTGTTGGATGTACACTCAAATCAATTGACTTCTCTGCCCAACTCAATTGGGTGTTTGTCAAAACTCAAAATCTTAAATCTTTCCGGAAACCTTATCACTTGTCTTCCCAGAACTATCGAGAATTGCAG ATCACTAGAAGAATTAAACGCGAATTTCAATAAATTAAGCATGTTACCAGACACAATAGGTTTTGAGCTCTTAAACCTAAAGAAACTTTCAGTAAACTCCAACAAACTCGTCTATCTTCCATACTCAATATCTCATGCAACTGCGTTACGAATCTTAGACGTACGTCTAAACTGCCTACGTTCCCTCCCTGATGACCTTGAAAACCTTACAAATCTGGAGATCCTTAATGTAAGCCAAAACTTCCAATACCTACTGGAACTACCCTATTCTATTGGCCTTCTAATGTCACTTGTAGAACTAGACGTGAGCTACAACAAAATATCGGAACTTCCAACATCAATCGGGTGTCTTAGGAAGCTACAAAAGCTTAAAGTTGAAGGGAACCCTTTAATTTCTCCTCCTTTGGAAGTTATAGAACAAGGTCTAAATGCAATAAGGCATTACATGagtgaaaaaataaatgggtATCATAAGGATTATcctaagaaaaagtcttggtttaagaagattaaaaagtATGGGACCTTTAATGGGTTTAATAATGGTAATGCAACTCCGGGTCGGACTTCCAATTATGAAATGCAACGTGGGCTTGTATTGCCCGAGTATCGGCCCATTGAGGCTCTTGCTTCACCAAGGTATAATTTAGGGATTTTCTCTCCTAAGAGGTTTTTCTCTTCACcaattaattacttttctaaGTTAAGGTGA